GCGAGCAGGTCATGGCTGATTCCATTGAAGTCGAGGATGGCATCAATAGTCAGCGAAGGCTGGAGCATGGCGTCGGTAAGGCGCTCTTCGGCCAGAGCGAGCAGGTGTTCTTCCAGGCGCGGCAGGTTCGCGTTCGGAATGGTAAAGCCAGCCGCAGCCGAATGACCGCCGAAACGCACAAAGAGGTCGCTGCAACTGGCCAAGGCCTCAACTATGTTGAAGCCGGGGATCGAGCGAGCCGAGCCGCGCGAATGCTCTGCGCCACGCTCGATCAGCAGCACCGGGCGTCCCCATTCCTCGACCAGTTTTCCTGCCACCAGCCCTACCACACCCGCTGGAAACTCCTCGCCGGCAATCACTATGATCCGCTGGCGGTGCTTGCCGCTCGCCTCGGCCCGGGCGCGAGCGGCTTCCTGCACCTGCTTCGTCAATTCCTGCCGCTCGCGGTTGGTGCGGTTCAACTCTTCGGCGATCGTCCGCGCGTTGGCGTAATCCGCCGCGAGGAGCAACTGGTAGGCCCGCACAGCGTCATCCAGCCGCCCGGCGGCATTGAGCCGCGGCCCGAGCATGAACCCGATGTCGGCAGCGGTGATCTGCCCCTGCACCAGCCCCGACACCTCGATCAGCGCCTTGAGGCCCGGTCGGCGGGTGGTGTTGAGGGCCTCCAATCCCGCTTTCACCAGCACCCGGTTCTCGCCGGTGAGCGGCCCCATGTCGGCGACGGTGCCCAGGGCCACAACATCGAGCAGGTCACGGCCCCGCAGCGCACCGAGTGATAACCCGCGGCGCACCAGGGCCTGCACGAGCTTGAAGGCGATCCCGACGCCCACCAGTTGTTTGTAGGGATAGGCGCAGCCGGGCTGTTTGGGGTTCACCACTGCCAGGGCGGCAGGGAGCGTCGCTGGCGGTGTATGGTGGTCGGTTACGATAACGTCCAGCCCGATGCGAGTTGCTTCGGCCACCTCGGCCGCATTGCTGACGCCGCAGTCCACGGTGATCAACAGGCGCGTTCCTTCGCCGGCCAACTGGCGCAGGGCTTGCACGTTCAACCCGTAGCCCTCGCGGAGCCGGTGGGGGATGTAGGGGCGGATGTTCGCGCCCATCGCGCTCAGGGCCTGCACCAGCAGCGTCACCGCGGTCACCCCGTCGGTGTCGAAGTCGCCGTACACCGCTATCGGCTCGCCGCGAGCGATGGCCTCGGCGATGCGGGCGCTGGCCTCGGCCATGCCGCGCATGCGCAGGGGATCGTGCAGATCACGCGCATACTCCGCCTCGAGAAACAGGCGTGTCGCGTCGGGATCGCGCAGATCACGCTGATAGAGCAGAGAGGCAAGCAGTGGACTCAGCCCGCTCTGGCGCACAAACTCCGGCGGCGCCGGAGGGAGAATGTGCCAGTGCCGGTTGCGAGCGGAGAGGGGTCGCCGGGTCATAGCGTGATGCATTGGGCAGGGGTGTGGGGAAACCAGGTTTCCCTACACCCCTTCAACCGTCGTTCAATCATTTTGAGATCGTTGCGAAGAGCGAACGCGGATGTTCCTGCAATAGGTATACCGAAGGCGGAGCGTCGGGGTTACGGAGGTGTAGTCTTCGTTAGACCGACCGCCTGTGCCGGCCACACTCCAGCGTCCCCTACCGGCGCACAATCAGCGATTCGCCAGTCATATCGGCGGCTCTGGGCAAGCCGAGGAGTTCCAGGAGGGTTGGAGCGACATCGGCGAGACGCCCGCCCGAGCGCAGAAACACGTCATTCTTGCCAAGCCCCAACCCATCGGCGGCCACGAGGATGCAGGGCACCGGATTGGTGGTGTGGGCCGTATGGGCGCCGCCGGTTTCGGGGTCAATCATCTGCTCGGCATTTCCGTGGTCGGCGATGATCAACACCGCCCCGCCGCGCGCCAGCACCTCGGGCACCACCGCGCCGACGCCGGCATCTACCGTCTCGCAAGCCTTGATCACTGCCGGGATGACCCCGGTGTGCCCGACCATATCGGGGTTGGCGTAGTTGACGACGATAAAGTCGTACTGGTCGCTGCGGATGGCTTCGATCAGGCGTTCGGTCACCTCGGGGGCGCTCATTTCAGGTTGCAGGTCGTAGGTGGCCACCTTGGGCGAAGGGACGAGCAGGCGGTCCTCGCCGGGGAACGGCTCCTCACGGCCGCCATTCAGAAAGAACGTCACGTGGGGGTACTTCTCGGTCTCGGCGATGTGAAACTGACGCTTGCCCGCGGCGCTGACCACGGCGGCGATCGGTTCGACCACGGGGCGCGGCGGGAAGGCGACCTGCACAGGCAGGCCCTCCTCGTACTGGGTCATGGTCACCATATGGAGGTTCTGCAACTGGCGGGGGCGCTGCCAGATCGTATCAGGGAGCTTGAGGCCCTCCTCCTTCTGTTTCGCGTAGTGGCGCTGGATCTGCTCGTTGATGTCGGGCAGCGCCAGGGCGCGGGTAAGCTGGCGGCCCCGGTCAGGGCGAAAGTTGGTGAAGATCACCGCGTCGCCGTCCTTTACGGTCGCCACCGGCGCGCCATCGCGCACGATCACCGTCGGCGGAACAAACTCATCGCTGATATCAGCGGCATAGGCTTGCTCGATGGCGGCGCGAGCATCGGGCGCGGTCTCGCCCTTACCTTCGACAATAGCGGCATAGGCGCGCCCGGTGCGCTCCCAGCGCTTATCGCGGTCCATCGCGTAATAGCGCCCCGAAACCGTCGCCACGACCCCGACGCCGGTACGGGCGATAGCGGCTTCGAGCGCATCGAGGAAGCCCAGGGCGCTGCGGGGCAACACATCGCGGCCATCGAGGAACAAGTGCAGGTAGACGCGGTCAAACCCTTCGCGGCGGGCCAGTTCAAGCAGGGCATGGAGGTGGTCTTCGTGGGCGTGCACGCCGCCAGGGCCGAACAGCCCCATCAGGTGCAGGGCGCCGCCGGTGGCCTTCGCGTGGGCGATAGCGCCGAGGAGGGCGGGATTGGTAAAGAAATCACCGTCGGCGATGGCCTTGCTGATGCGGGTCAGTTCCTGGTAGACCACAAAACCGGCGCCAATGTTCAGGTGCCCTACTTCTGAGTTGCCGATCTGCCCTTCGGGCAGCCCCACGTCCAGGCCCGAGGCGCAGAGGGTAGTGTAGGGGCATTCGGCGGTCCAGCGATCCACGTTCGGGGTATGGGCCAGATCTACGGCGTTGCCGGGCCCTGGAGGAGCGAGACCCCAACCGTCCATAATGGCCAGAACGACGGGCCGCGGAAGGGCATGCGCGGGCATAGAACCTCCTCGCATTGCGCGCGCCGGGGCGCGCCCCGGCGCGCGTTTGATACAGGTTAATGATCAGGTGCTCAAGCCTCAACCCAGGCCGAAGGCCACCATCAGGATGCGCCAGCCGGCGAGCAGGCCAAACACGCCGGTAATGACGAGGGGCGCGCCGACCATAAGGAGCGTAGCGATCCGCGCGCCCGAGGAGGCGCCGGCGCTGACGAAGTGCATCGGCAGTTCCCGCGACATGGTGAGCCAGCCGCCCCAGAGAGTCAGGGCGCCGAGGATGGCGAAGGCGATTGCCGAGCCAATGGCGATAATGACGCCGAGTGCGAACATAGCGGTCCTCCTTCCGAGGTTACTCTAACGAGAGCGCCGGCAGACATAAAGCGGCGTACAGGGCCGCACCAATGACCCCCGCCTCATTGCGGAAGTGCGCCGGAACGATTTCGACCGGCGCCGACAGGAGGGGGCCAAACTCGTCAAAGGCCTTGCTGGCGCCGCCGCCGATGATGATCAGATCGGGCCAGATCAGCGCAACCAGGCGATGCAGAAACTCATCGAACAACGGCGCCCATTTCGCGAAGCTCAGGTCTTTGCGTTTGCGGGCCGCCTCGGAGACGCGGCGTTCGGCGTCCTTGCCGCGGATCTCAATGTGCCCCAGCTCAGTGTTCGGCGCCAGGACACCCTCGACGAACAGGGCCGTTCCGATGCCGGTGCCCACAGTCAGCATCAGCACCACACCCTTGCGCCCGCGCCCGGCGCCGAAGCGCATTTCGGCGATCCCGGCAGCGTCGGCATCGTTCATCAGCGTCACGGGGCGGCCCAGGGCCCGCTGGAAGAACTGACGGCCATCAATGCCAATCCATTCGGGAGCGATGTTCGCCGCTGTTCGCACGATCCCATCTTTAACCACAGCAGGCAGGCCACAACCGATTGGCCCGCGCCAGTCGAAGGATTGCGCCAACTGGCCCACGGCGTGACTGATCGCTTCGGGGGTTGCCGGTTGAGGGGTCAGGACACGCTGCCGGGGCGTGAGCAGGACGCCCGTGGCTACATCCACAATCGCCGCTTTGATTCCCGTGCCGCCAATGTCTACACCCAGGACGTGCATATGGATTATCTGCGTTTGCGCCAGCGCATGTGCAGGTAGAAGATCCGGACGCCTGAATGCCCCGGACGTTCCGGTGGCTACTTGGTGCGCACCCGACGCTTGAGATCCGCAGCAGGTTTGCGGAACACAAGGACATCCAGCGTCCCGCGCGGGTAGCTCTTCGTAAACTGCGCCAGGCCAGCGGGGCTGCGGCGCCAGAAGATCGAAATCGCCAGCACCGCCAGCAGCAGGGGCATTACGACGAGGAGCCTGGCCGGCTGGCCGCTGTTCAGGCTGTAGGCCAGGTAGCCAAACACGCCAAGCATCAGCAGCGCCTGCAAGGCCGGTAGCAGCAACATCCGCTCACGCAGTTGCACGTAGGCATAGACGAATGCAAAGGCGTACCATACCTCGATGACGGTTACTACGAGGAAGAAGACCCAGAGCCACACGGCACGCTCCTGGACATGATCGAGGCTATTGCTCGTATCATAGCACACCCTGGCGGTTTTGGTACGCAACGTGTGCTATAATCGCCACCTGGTTGCAGCAACGATCCCGCAGAGTGAGGGTCAGGCAATGAACGATCGTCCCAGTATCACGGCATTCTTTCCGGCGTTCAACGATGCTGGCACGATCGGCAGCATGGTCGTTGCGGTTATACGCACCCTGGAAGAATTGACCGACGATTACGAGGTGATCGTCGTTGAAAATGGCAGCACCGACTACACGGTGCAGGTGCTCGAAGAACTGGCCCGACATTACCCGCGCCTGCGCGTG
This DNA window, taken from Chloroflexaceae bacterium, encodes the following:
- the recJ gene encoding single-stranded-DNA-specific exonuclease RecJ, which translates into the protein MTRRPLSARNRHWHILPPAPPEFVRQSGLSPLLASLLYQRDLRDPDATRLFLEAEYARDLHDPLRMRGMAEASARIAEAIARGEPIAVYGDFDTDGVTAVTLLVQALSAMGANIRPYIPHRLREGYGLNVQALRQLAGEGTRLLITVDCGVSNAAEVAEATRIGLDVIVTDHHTPPATLPAALAVVNPKQPGCAYPYKQLVGVGIAFKLVQALVRRGLSLGALRGRDLLDVVALGTVADMGPLTGENRVLVKAGLEALNTTRRPGLKALIEVSGLVQGQITAADIGFMLGPRLNAAGRLDDAVRAYQLLLAADYANARTIAEELNRTNRERQELTKQVQEAARARAEASGKHRQRIIVIAGEEFPAGVVGLVAGKLVEEWGRPVLLIERGAEHSRGSARSIPGFNIVEALASCSDLFVRFGGHSAAAGFTIPNANLPRLEEHLLALAEERLTDAMLQPSLTIDAILDFNGISHDLLAELRRLEPFGQANPIPTLMSPAVQVVDARPRGGDGQHLHLLLRRDGLTCEGIAFRLGHLAEAVRRHPLIDVAYHLEANQWNGEARLRLNIKDFRRARG
- the gpmI gene encoding 2,3-bisphosphoglycerate-independent phosphoglycerate mutase; its protein translation is MPAHALPRPVVLAIMDGWGLAPPGPGNAVDLAHTPNVDRWTAECPYTTLCASGLDVGLPEGQIGNSEVGHLNIGAGFVVYQELTRISKAIADGDFFTNPALLGAIAHAKATGGALHLMGLFGPGGVHAHEDHLHALLELARREGFDRVYLHLFLDGRDVLPRSALGFLDALEAAIARTGVGVVATVSGRYYAMDRDKRWERTGRAYAAIVEGKGETAPDARAAIEQAYAADISDEFVPPTVIVRDGAPVATVKDGDAVIFTNFRPDRGRQLTRALALPDINEQIQRHYAKQKEEGLKLPDTIWQRPRQLQNLHMVTMTQYEEGLPVQVAFPPRPVVEPIAAVVSAAGKRQFHIAETEKYPHVTFFLNGGREEPFPGEDRLLVPSPKVATYDLQPEMSAPEVTERLIEAIRSDQYDFIVVNYANPDMVGHTGVIPAVIKACETVDAGVGAVVPEVLARGGAVLIIADHGNAEQMIDPETGGAHTAHTTNPVPCILVAADGLGLGKNDVFLRSGGRLADVAPTLLELLGLPRAADMTGESLIVRR
- a CDS encoding ROK family protein, translating into MHVLGVDIGGTGIKAAIVDVATGVLLTPRQRVLTPQPATPEAISHAVGQLAQSFDWRGPIGCGLPAVVKDGIVRTAANIAPEWIGIDGRQFFQRALGRPVTLMNDADAAGIAEMRFGAGRGRKGVVLMLTVGTGIGTALFVEGVLAPNTELGHIEIRGKDAERRVSEAARKRKDLSFAKWAPLFDEFLHRLVALIWPDLIIIGGGASKAFDEFGPLLSAPVEIVPAHFRNEAGVIGAALYAALCLPALSLE